A part of Dasypus novemcinctus isolate mDasNov1 chromosome 7, mDasNov1.1.hap2, whole genome shotgun sequence genomic DNA contains:
- the ERFE gene encoding erythroferrone isoform X4 codes for MAPSGRPAPRLLLVLAGLLAAAAAAPTLGAPGPGADEPPASAPPSSAPLSSAPPSSDPLSSAPPSSDPLGSAPPGGDPPGSAPPSSAPPSSAPPSSDPPGSAPPSSAPPSNAPLSSAPPGGDPPGSAPPSSAPLSSAPPSSDPPGSAPPSSDPPGSAPPSSAPLRSAPPGGDPPGSAPPSSAPLRSAPLSSDPPGSAPPSSAPPSSAPPGSDPPGSAPPSSAPLSSDPPGSAPPSSAPLSSAPPGSDPPGSAPQGSAPPSSDPPGSAPPSSVPPSSAPPGSDPPGSDPPGSAPPSSDPPGSAPPSSDPPGSAPPSSVPPSSAPPGSAPPSSDPPGSAPPSSDPPGSAPPSSDPPGSAPPSSDPPGSAPLSSVPPSSAPPGSDPPGSAPPSSDPPGSAPPSSVPPSSAPPGSDPPGSAPPSSAPLSSDPPGSAPPGSVAPSASPPSSAPPGSDPLSSAPPGSDPPSTAPPSTAPPSSAPPGSDPPGSAPPSSAPRSSAPPGSASPPDAATEDRRTWQPVLQTPQPWWSSAPPASHREAEEPVTHAPHLDPWETWMDFIKEDKKEGDGASGKKGSKDNVRWLEINLPGLPSLVQLQGPLDPTTSPEVLLQEFRKLLQGGAWSQKAAQRKVDEATWRPQVSDTSIRPLHLEARGPVALRGTRVPEWGAGPATARSVPGGVQDRQCAQPGACLHRPGVPEAQEQGKEARGGRVLPVESLVPQARYVQAAFHCRLRDDEALQQRALQELGDYHLPDSEGVFRRGPGLNLTSGRYTAPVAGFYSLAATLHRSGIGPSGGRRTPIACTCSSASSRSASATPPWRPSPAWRRAAASSPSR; via the exons ATGGCCCCGAgcggccgccccgcgccccgcctgCTGCTTGTCCTCGCCGGCCTGCtggcggccgccgccgccgccccgacCCTCGGCGCCCCCGGGCCCGGCGCGGACGAGCCGCCCGCCAGCGCCCCGCCGAGCAGCGCGCCCCTGAGCAGCGCCCCGCCGAGCAGCGACCCCCTGAGCAGCGCCCCGCCGAGCAGCGACCCCCTGGGCAGCGCCCCGCCGGGCGGCGACCCCCCGGGCAGTGCCCCGCCGAGCAGCGCGCCCCCGAGCAGCGCCCCGCCGAGCAGCGACCCCCCGGGCAGCGCCCCGCCGAGCAGCGCCCCGCCGAGCAACGCGCCCCTGAGCAGCGCCCCGCCGGGCGGCGACCCCCCGGGCAGCGCCCCGCCGAGCAGCGCGCCCCTGAGCAGCGCCCCGCCGAGCAGCGACCCCCCGGGCAGCGCCCCGCCGAGCAGCGACCCCCCGGGCAGTGCCCCGCCGAGCAGCGCGCCCCTGAGAAGCGCCCCGCCGGGCGGCGACCCCCCGGGCAGTGCCCCGCCGAGCAGCGCGCCCCTGAGAAGCGCCCCGCTGAGCAGCGACCCCCCGGGCAGTGCCCCGCCGAGCAGCGCGCCCCCGAGCAGCGCCCCTCCGGGCAGCGACCCCCCGGGCAGCGCGCCCCCGAGCAGCGCCCCGCTGAGCAGCGACCCCCCGGGCAGCGCCCCGCCGAGCAGCGCGCCCCTGAGCAGCGCCCCTCCGGGCAGCGACCCCCCGGGCAGTGCCCCGCAGGGCAGCGCCCCGCCGAGCAGCGACCCCCCGGGCAGTGCCCCGCCGAGCAGCGTGCCCCCGAGCAGCGCCCCTCCGGGCAGCGACCCCCCGGGCAGCGACCCCCCGGGCAGCGCCCCGCCGAGCAGCGACCCCCCGGGCAGCGCCCCGCCGAGCAGCGACCCCCCGGGCAGTGCCCCGCCGAGCAGCGTGCCCCCGAGCAGCGCCCCTCCGGGCAGCGCCCCGCCGAGCAGCGACCCCCCGGGCAGCGCCCCGCCGAGCAGCGACCCCCCGGGCAGTGCCCCGCCGAGCAGCGACCCCCCGGGCAGTGCCCCGCCGAGCAGCGACCCCCCGGGCAGTGCCCCGCTGAGCAGCGTGCCCCCGAGCAGCGCCCCTCCGGGCAGCGACCCCCCGGGCAGCGCCCCGCCGAGCAGCGACCCCCCGGGCAGTGCCCCGCCGAGCAGCGTGCCCCCGAGCAGCGCCCCTCCGGGCAGCGACCCCCCGGGCAGCGCGCCCCCGAGCAGCGCCCCGCTGAGCAGCGACCCCCCGGGCAGCGCCCCCCCGGGCAGCGTGGCACCCAGCGCCAGCCCACCGAGCAGCGCCCCGCCGGGCAGCGACCCCCTGAGCAGCGCCCCTCCAGGCAGCGACCCCCCGAGCACCGCCCCCCCGAGCACCGCCCCCCCGAGCAGCGCCCCTCCGGGCAGCGACCCCCCGGGCAGCGCCCCGCCGAGCAGCGCCCCCCGGAGCAGCGCCCCGCCGGGCAGCGCCAGCCCACCG GATGCAGCCACCGAGGACAGGAGGACATGGCAGCCAGTCCTGCAGACACCCCAGCCATGGTGGAGCTCGGCGCCCCCAGCCTCTCACCGCGAAGCAGAG GAGCCAGTCACTCATGCACCTCACCTCGACCCCTGGGAGACTTGGATGGATTTTATCAAGGAGGATAAAAAGGAAGGCGACGGGGCCAGCGGCAAGAAGGGAAGCAAAGACAATGTCAGGTGGTTGGAG ATAAACTTGCCAGGGCTCCCCAGCCTTGTCCAACTCCAAGGACCCCTGGACCCCACCACTTCACCTGAGGTCCTGCTGCAGGAGTTCCGCAAACTGCTGCAAG GAGGAGCATGGTCACAGAAGGCTGCACAGAGGAAGGTGGATGAGGCCACGTGGCGCCCACAGGTGTCGGACACCAGCATCCGCCCGCTCCACCTGGAGGCCAG GGGTCCCGTGGCTCTCAGAGGGACACGAGTCCCGGAGTGGGGTGCCGGGCCGGCCACGGCTCGCTCTGTGCCAGGTGGAGTGCAGGACCGCCAGTGCGCGCAGCCCGGAGCCTGCCTGCACCGCCCCGGCGTCCCGGAGGCCCAGGAGCAGGGCAAGgaggcgcggggcgggcgggtcCTGCCCGTCGAGTCCCTGGTCCCGCAGGCGCGCTACGTCCAGGCCGCCTTCCACTGCCGCCTGCGCGACGACGAGGCGCTGCAGCAGCGCGCGCTGCAGGAGCTCGGCGACTACCACCTG CCCGACTCAGAGGGCGTCTTCCGCCGCGGCCCGGGCCTGAACCTGACCAGCGGCCGGTACACGGCGCCCGTCGCCGGCTTCTACTCGCTCGCCGCCACGCTGCAC CGCTCTGGGATTGGCCCAAGTGGTGGCCGGCGCACCCCAATCGCCTGCACCTGCTCATCTGCATCCAGTCGCAGTGCCAGCGCCACGC CTCCCTGGAGACCATCACCGGCCTGGAGACGGGCAGCAGCGTCTTCACCATCTCGGTGA